Proteins encoded in a region of the Pseudomonas viciae genome:
- a CDS encoding helix-turn-helix domain-containing protein encodes MHKENGQRASVLQHVSQNVRRLRHVAQLSQTALAELSGVSRRMLVAIEAGEKNVSLTTLDRVAEALNVAFSDLIQAPDARDPSRINELAWAGTIPGSKAVLLAKATASREVELWEWRLEPGEHYPSEPDAEGWSEQLYVFEGCLTLLLGSEERRIDAGEFFMFASNQPHAYRNDGPVAARFVRNVVI; translated from the coding sequence GTGCACAAAGAAAACGGCCAGCGGGCATCCGTCCTGCAACACGTCAGCCAGAACGTCCGCCGCCTGCGGCATGTCGCGCAGCTCAGCCAGACCGCGCTGGCGGAACTGTCCGGGGTCAGCCGGCGAATGCTGGTGGCCATCGAAGCCGGCGAAAAAAACGTCAGCCTGACCACCCTGGACCGCGTCGCCGAGGCCCTCAACGTGGCCTTCAGCGACTTGATCCAGGCCCCCGACGCCCGCGATCCGAGCCGCATCAACGAGTTGGCCTGGGCCGGCACCATCCCCGGCAGCAAAGCCGTGCTGCTGGCCAAAGCCACTGCCAGTCGCGAAGTCGAACTTTGGGAATGGCGCCTGGAGCCCGGTGAGCATTACCCTTCCGAACCCGACGCCGAGGGTTGGAGCGAACAGCTCTATGTGTTCGAAGGCTGCCTGACCCTGTTGTTGGGCAGCGAAGAGCGCCGGATCGACGCCGGTGAGTTTTTCATGTTCGCCAGCAACCAGCCCCATGCCTATCGCAACGATGGGCCGGTGGCGGCGAGATTCGTCCGCAATGTGGTGATTTGA